A region from the Ptychodera flava strain L36383 chromosome 12, AS_Pfla_20210202, whole genome shotgun sequence genome encodes:
- the LOC139146169 gene encoding LOW QUALITY PROTEIN: BCAS3 microtubule associated cell migration factor-like (The sequence of the model RefSeq protein was modified relative to this genomic sequence to represent the inferred CDS: deleted 2 bases in 1 codon) — TSKIFAPFYIEPHQDFVDWLHIKEAFKMSTDSPKRLSKCAGSVVRPQAVSDKSYMASVVDFLHDAYAATQQQKEEKEQVVWIRFENTAGTGITCSSDYIETDSVDPPLLLFVGYTNGMQIWTIPVSGEAQEVLSVRQGPIRIAKLLSAPKSEITDPLQEKRPLMVMCDGAGSSHPFCSYSVLSLKTGEVVHTKSFKTPIVDLLCNNEVLVVALQEKVAVFNSCTFQVKFYIIGCYPAPLPNLNPLALGSRWLAYADKKLVSVHQSGGGMSGDGVHSYAATVINAAKTITKGLSIFGETVGRLASGKDQRSGSPTHSPTASAASSGAHDKIPGIVTIIDTNLIEGELDVNEESNGEGIVAHFPAHANEPVSAMEFDPSGTLLVTAGTSGHNFHLFRILPHPWQSSQAAVHHLYILHRGDTSAKVQDISFTLDSRWVSISTLRGTAHVFPITTYGGPIGARTHTSPKVVNKESRFHRSAGLEDIALHRQCSGHSSTHKLSGSPTSGFHGEDNVHAVTASSLVQHGNPRLPPYPHQSPRWRQQLKQLNPLVTMTTSTTTKPKLTSPQATATDSGYFPMASCFAPSRALAFSGSPKVNRDKSESVKPPVVDSLYVMGCHGKLVEYFLEPHAPSGLTKKSDDAPLEVTTSAKLQWLLQRSPTAPEYRPPLGINNPLIQLTCEQPNTDYYFSDDTQLELDMDDGFRGEDEDWLPEVEMLTHAGPHRRLWMGPQFQFKTFNSAVSTTVLSSQSSALLSQSPETTGMDLYNDELDFQSLRIHPVRSQPVPTPHVGRSDDSAATSMPTLIEAGSGSFDQSSTLLEVCGSWPESGRLNSNEQVEEQLKQTLAEAMLESPMKESHSTTLTGGQQDVHEDCVDHYSTSSSSGSVENTHHYMATASPPHNIEHVLVFPSNSSNSPESF, encoded by the exons ACGTCTAAAATTTTTGCCCCGTTTTACATAGAACCTCACCAGGACTTCGTCGACTGGTTGCACATTAAAGAAGCCTTCAAGATGTCAACAGACTCGCCTAAGCGATTGTCAAAATGCGCTGGCTCAGTTGTGAGGCCCCAAGCTGTCAG TGACAAATCGTATATGGCCAGTGTTGTTGACTTCTTACATGATGCATATGCAGCCACACAGCAGCAAAAGGAAGAGAAAGAACAGGTTGTTTGGATACGTTTTGAAAACACAGCTGGGACAG GGATCACTTGCAGCTCTGACTACATCGAGACGGACTCTGTCGACCCGCCATTACTGCTATTTGTTGGGTACACCAATGGAATGCAGATATGGACAATTCCT GTAAGTGGAGAGGCTCAGGAGGTTTTGTCAGTTCGTCAAGGGCCAATACGTATCGCAAAACTTCTTTCTGCACCAAAGTCAGAAATAACTGACCCACTACAAGAGAAGAGACCATTGATGGTGATGTGTGATGGAGCAGG GTCATCACATCCATTCTGTTCATACAGTGTGCTCTCTTTGAAGACTGGTgaagttgtccacactaaatcCTTCAAAACTCCCATAGTGGATCTCCTCTGTAATAACGA GGTATTGGTTGTTGCATTACAAGAGAAGGTTGCTGTGTTTAACAGCTGTACTTTCCAAGTGAAGTTCTACATCATAGGATGTTACCCTGCCCCTCTGCCCAACCTTAACCCATTGGCACTTGGTTCAAGATGGCTTGCCTATGCTGATAAAAAA TTGGTATCTGTACATCAAAGTGGAGGGGGTATGAGCGGAGATGGTGTTCACTCCTATGCTGCCACCGTCATCAATGCTGCCAAG ACTATCACCAAAGGGTTGTCAATATTTGGAGAGACGGTTGGACGTTTGGCTAGTGGTAAAGACCAGCGTTCAGGGTCACCGACTCACAGTCCAACAGCCAGTGCTGCTAGCAGTGGTGCACATGATAAAATACCGGGCATTGTCACAATCATTGATACAAATCTTATAGAAGGAGAG CTTGATGTCAATGAAGAGAGCAATGGTGAAGGCATTGTGgcacatttccctgcccatgCTAATGAGCCAGTGTCAGCAATGGAGTTTGATCCGTCTGGAACACTGTTGGTGACTGCCGGTACATCGGGACACAATTTCCATTTGTTCAGGATATTACCTCATCCATGGCAGTCCAGTCAGGCTGCTGTACATCACCTGTATATACTACATAGAGGGGACACAAGTGCAAAG GTTCAAGATATTTCATTTACTTTAGATAGTCGTTGGGTTTCGATAAGCACCTTAAGGGGTACAGCTCATGTATTTCCCATCACCACATATGGAG GTCCTATTGGAGCAAGGACTCACACGTCACCCAAGGTAGTCAACAAGGAAAGTCGTTTCCATAGGAGTGCTGGTTTAGAAGACATCGCTCTCCATAGACAGTGCAGTGGTCACAGTTCAACACATAAATTATCTGGAAGCCCAACGTCAG GTTTCCATGGAGAAGACAACGTCCATGCGGTGACTGCCAGCAGTCTGGTCCAACATGGCAATCCAAGGCTACCACCATACCCACACCAGTCACCGAGATGGCGTCAG CAACTCAAACAGCTCAACCCACTGGTCACCATGACAACATCCACCACAACAAAACCCAAGCTGACAAGCCCTCAAGCCACAGCCACAGATTCTGGCTATTTCCCTATGGCAAGCTGTTTTGCACCTTCTAGAGCACTGGCTTTCAGTGGTAGTCCTAAAGTCAACAGAGATAAATCAG AAAGTGTCAAGCCACCAGTGGTTGATTCTCTCTATGTAATGGGCTGCCATGGTAAACTGGTTGAGTATTTCTTAGAACCCCATGCACCATCAGGGCTAACTAAGAAGAGTGATGACGCACCTCTGGAAGTTACGACATCAGCCAAGCTACAATGGCTGCTTCAGAG GTCTCCAACTGCACCTGAGTACAGACCACCCTTAGGAATAAACAACCCACTCATTCAACTGACATGTGAGCAACCAAACACTG ATTACTATTTCAGTGATGATACGCAGCTTGAATTGGACATGGATGATGGTTTCCGTGGTGAGGATGAGGATTGGTTGCCAGAG GTTGAGATGTTGACCCATGCAGGGCCACATCGTCGTTTGTGGATGGGTCCACAGTTTCAATTTAAAACATTCAATTCGGCAGTATCGACCACAGTGTTATCGTCACAGTCATCGGCATTGCTCTCCCAGAGTCCAGAGACCACAGGCATGGATCTTTACAATGATGAGCTGGACTTTCAGAGTCTCAG AATTCATCCAGTGCGTTCTCAACCGGTTCCCACCCCTCATGTTGGCAGGAGTGATGACTCCGCTGCCACATCCATGCCAACACTGATAGAGGCCGGATCAG gAAGTTTTGACCAGTCTTCAACATTGCTTGAAGTGTGCGGCAGCTGGCCAGAGAGTGGACGACTCAACAGCAATGAACAGGTTGAAGAACAGCTGAAACAGACACTGGCAGAAGCCATGCTGGAATCACCAATGAAAGAGTCACACTCAACCACCTTAACGGGAG GGCAGCAAGATGTTCACGAAGACTGCGTCGACCACTACAGCACCAGTAGCAGCAGTGGGTCAGTTGAAAACactcaccactacatggccacaGCATCACCACCCCACAACATTGAACATGTTTTAGTGTTTCCATCCAACAGCAGTAACTCACCAGAATCCTTTTAA
- the LOC139145247 gene encoding synaptosomal-associated protein 29-like, producing MANRARNPFFDDDDEYSFEAASSRRNEDNYDDDWDFVQHQKQEREQESLRSTQRALGVMYETERIGVDTAEELVRQGEQLNRIEKNVDKINKDLKTTQTHLTSLKSVFGGFVNMFRSKPKEEEEPKNERATSERLEKAIHRTEAREGPRNDEHPAMRLRDPYSQNYYDRYDADRTDGFGSHRSTRSANAQIDRNIDEMSSGMSRLKDLALGLGDEIELQNDQIERVTNKTKTADTSVYGANKQMNKILYK from the exons ATGGCGAATCGCGCAAGGAATCCCTTTTTTGACGATGACGACGAATACAGCTTCGAAGCAGCATCATCGAGGCGAAACGAGGATAATTATGACGACGACTGGGACTTTGTACAACACCAGAAACAAGAGAGAGAACAGGAATCATTACGGAGTACTCAACGTGCCCTGGGCGTTATGTACGAGACAGAGAGGATAGGGGTTGACACGGCTGAG GAACTTGTCAGGCAGGGAGAACAGCTGAACAGAATCGAAAAAAACGTGGACAAAATCAACAAAGATTTGAAAACCACGCAGACTCACCTTACCTCATTGAAAAGCGTTTTCGGTGGTTTCGTCAACATGTTCCGATCGAAGCCCAAGGAAGAGGAAGAGCCAAAGAATGAAAGGGCAACGAGTGAACGCCTTGAGAAAGCTATTCATCGAACGGAAGCTAGAGAAGGTCCACGGAACGATGAGCATCCAGCGATGAGGTTACGGGATCCGTATAGTCAGAACTATTATGACCGTTATGACGCTGATCGTACAGATGGATTTGGATCACATCGGTCTACTAGAAGCGCCAATGCACAGATTGATAGAAATATAG ATGAAATGTCATCAGGCATGAGCAGACTTAAAGATTTAGCCCTTGGACTTGGCGATGAgatagagcttcaaaatgaccagATTGAGAGAGTGACAAACAAGACCAAGACAGCAGACACGTCAGTTTACGGTGCAAACAAACAGATGAACAAAATACTCTATAAGTGA